One window of Mastacembelus armatus chromosome 20, fMasArm1.2, whole genome shotgun sequence genomic DNA carries:
- the LOC113121990 gene encoding NACHT, LRR and PYD domains-containing protein 12-like, translating into MGPEDILDILEDLGEDEFKKFKWFLEQEGIRRSQLEGARRHDTVSLMVQRYELDGAVEVTKKVLEKIPRKDLVQSLSDISSGPEAGPLWSQMSEAHPPQDPSAAPHTKAAAQREAPNITVTAQDGSVSMAPQITGTHVSGDVNITVNMNVNNTPGQVPARTHEADDVAKMSEAHPPQDPSAAPHTKVVVVPVPEPQSITYYQEMLQSNLKDRFMCATQGWTQNKDKQRLDKIYTELYITAGASIHISEQHEVRQIEMAGKKTDTEKPVKPSDMFKPPPEQYRPIKTVLTNGIAGIGKTFLVHKFVLDWAEGRTNQDVDLLFPLTFRHLNPLKGNQFSLAELLHECIKETVGIKEEALNFIFQKLQSSGNTNYDKSKFKLLFILDGLDESRLQLDCSTNETQRLKFEVTESTSVDELLTNLIRGKLLPSARLWITTRPAAANQVHPDFVDIVTEVRGFTDQQKEEYFRKRFTDEERSNKVISHIKSSRSLHIMCHIPVFCWITATVLEDLLETREVEELPKTLTEVYREFLWFQIKQREEKYGSEGSEKCFQDMKSLAKLGFQQLQEGNLVFYEKDLKESGIDVRQASVYSGVFTEIFKEERGRKNEAMMFSFVHLSVQEFLAAVYIVYCYNNRKTQVLEEFLGRKYNLMRENKAHLTLDDFLLRAMEKSLQSKSGHLDLFVRFLHGLCLESNQRVLGGLLGQPKTSPETIQRAINNLKEMNRVDISPDRSINIFHCLMELNDHSVHQEIQEFLKSGNRSGKSLSEIQCSALAYMLQMSEEVLDELDLNQYNTTNQGRQRLIPAVRNYRKAELSGCGLSETHCEVVVSALKSNPSHLTELDLSYNRGLQDRGVQQLCGGLQSPHCRLETLRLWSCRLSKTSCGYLVLALKSNPSHLRELDLGDNNLQDPGVQQLCGGLQIHVSSVGS; encoded by the exons ATGGGACCAGAGGACATATTAGATATTCTAGAGGATCTGGGagaagatgaatttaaaaagttcaagtGGTTCCTGGAGCAGGAAGGCATCAGAAGGAGCCAGCTGGAGGGGGCAAGAAGACATGACACTGTGAGTCTGATGGTGCAGAGATATGAACTTGATGGAGCTGTGGAGGTGACCAAGAAGGTGTTAGAGAAGATTCCCAGGAAGGACCTGGTGCAGAGTCTGTCAGACATCAGCTCAGGACCAGAAG CAGGACCCCTCTGGTCTCAGATGTCTGAGGCTCACCCTCCTCAGgacccttcagcagctcctcacactaaag ctgcagctcagagggaAGCACCAAACATCACAGTCACTGCCCAGGATGGAAGTGTCAGCATGGCACCTCAGATTACTGGTACTCATGTGAGTGGTGATGTAAACATCACTGTAAACATGAATGTAAACAACACACCTG GTCAGGTTCCTGCCAGGACACATGAGGCTGATGATGTTGCAAAGATGTCTGAAGCTCACCCTCCTCAGgacccttcagcagctcctcacactaaag TTGTGGTGGTTCCAGTACCAGAGCCACAGTCCATCACATACTATCAGGAGATGCTCCAGTCAAACCTCAAAGACAGGttcatgtgtgcaacacaagGATGGACACAGAATAAGGATAAGCAGCGTCTGGATAAGATCTACACTGAACTGTACATCACAGCTGGAGCCTCCATACACATCAGCGAACAGCACGAGGTCAGGCAGATTGAGATGGCAGGGAAGAAAACCGATACAGAGAAACCAGTGAAACCCAGTGACATGTTCAAACCTCCTCCTGAACAATACAGAcccataaaaacagtgctgaccaatGGGATCGCAGGAATTGGAAAAACATTCCTTGTGCACAAGTTTGTgttggactgggctgaagggCGAACCAATCAGGACGTGGATCTGCTTTTCCCCCTCACCTTCCGTCACCTGAATCCACTGAAGGGAAACCAGTTCAGTCTGGCAGAGCTCCTGCATGAATGTATTAAGGAAACTGTTGGGATCAAGGAGGAGGCTCTGAATTTCAtctttcaaaagctgcagtcatcAGGAAACACCAACTATGACAAGAGTAAATTCAAGctcctgtttattttggatggaCTGGATGAGAGTCGCCTCCAGCTGGACTGTAGTACCAATGAAACTCAGAGACTTAAATTTGAAGTGACTGAGTCCACCTCAGTggacgagctgctgacaaacctcatcagggggaaactgcttccctccgctcgcctctggataaccaccagacctgcagcagccaatcaggtcCACCCAGATTTTGTGGACAtagtgacagaggtcagagggttcacagaccaacagaaggaggagtacttcaggaagaggttcacaGATGAGGAGCGGTCCAATAAAGTCATTTCTCACATCAAGAgctcacgaagcctccacatcatgtgtcacatcccggtcttctgctggatcactgctacagttctggaggatctgttggaaaccagagaggtggaagagctgcccaagaccctgactgaggTGTACAGAGAGTTCCTGTGGTTCCAGatcaaacagagagaagagaaatacGGATCAGAAGGCtcagaaaagtgttttcaggACATGAAGTCATTAGCAAAACTGGGTTTTCAGCAGCTGCAAGAAGGAAACCTGGTCTTTTATGAGAAAGACTTAAAAGAGAGCGGCATTGATGTCAGACAagcctcagtgtactcaggagtgttcacagagatctttaaagaggagaggggCAGGAAGAATGAAGCCATGATGttcagctttgttcatctgagtgttcaggagtttctggctgcagtctacataGTCTACTGTTACAacaacaggaagacacaggtactggaGGAGTTCCTGGGGCGAAAGTACAATTTAATGAGGGAAAACAAAGCTCATTTAACCCTAGATGACTTCCTGTTGAGAGCCATGGAGAAATCCCTGCAaagtaaaagtggccacctggacctgtttgtccgcttccttcatggcctctgtctggagtccaaccagagagtgttaggaggcctgctgggtcagccaaagaccagtccagaaaccatccagagagccatcaacaacctgaaggagatgaacagagttgatatctctcctgacagaagcatcaacatcttccactgtctgatggagctgaacgaccactcagtccatcaggagatccaagagttcctgaagtcagggaacagatcagggAAGAgtctctctgagatccagtgctcagctctggcctacatgctgcagatgtctgaggaggttctggatgagttggacctgaaccAGTATAATACAACAAACCAGGGACGACAGAGattgattccagctgtgaggaactacagaaaggctga actttctggctgtggactctcagagactcactgtgaagtcgtggtCTCAGCTCTaaagtccaacccctcccatctgacagaactggatcTGAGCTACAACAGGGGCCTGCAGGAtcgaggagtgcagcagctgtgtggtggactgcagagtccacactgtagactggagactctgag